The window ATTAAAAGTAGCGGCTGAGATGATGATGAAACATGGTTATCACAGGTTGATCGTCCTTTCGGAATCAGGGGTTGGCGCATCAAATCGCCCTATTGGGATATTAAGTGCCAGTGATATTGTCAGAACAATATCACACGCCAGGTAACAAATATATCATAACGTCACTACCTTCTGCCAGCAGGTGGGACCCGGCAGAACTTTGAGCTTAGCTGGGCGTGTTCCCTGATAATATCTGACTTGGTCAACAGGCCAAGCATCCTGGTGTGGTCGTCCCGTTCCACAACAGGTAACCGACCGATATTATTCTCAAGCAGTTTGCGGAGTGCGTATTCAAGGTTCTCATCTTCATATGTTACCACCAGTGAACGGGTCATAATATCTCCCACCAGTACAACATCCCGTTCATCAAGAGGTACTTTTTCCGCATCCTCGAAGGTGACTATGCCTACCAGTTTCAGGTTGTCAAGTACGGGATAACCTATATGGCGGTATTTGTGTATGAGGTTCAATACGGTCTGTACCTTCGTAGCCGGGCTAACGGTAATAATGTCGGTGCTCATTACATCTTTCACCGTGACCAGTTCCAGTACATCTATGGTCATCTCGCGACGGTGGGCCGGAGAGTCCATCCGGGTAGGGACCTGCTTTTCATAAATGGACCATTTACCTGACATAACGTATGAAAGTGTTGAAGCCAGCATCAGAGGCGGCAGCAGGTTATAATTCCCGGTCAGTTCTGACACCATGATTATTGCAGCAATGGGTGTTTTTGCAACACCGGCCAGCAGTGCCGCCATCCCCACAAGTACGAAGGTAGAATATTCGACCACTATGGAAGGGAACAGAGTATGGAAGGTAACCCCTAAAACACCGCCCAGCATTGCACCAACTACCAGGGTGGGGCCGAACACACCACCACTGCCACCACTACTGATACTGAATGACGTGGCAATGATCTTTGCGAGCAGGAGCAACAACAACAGTCCCAGGGCAAGTTTCTGGTCAATAGCCATCTGGATAAGCCCGTATCCTACTCCCAGGCTCTGGGGTATGAAATACGCCATCATACCAAGCATGAAACCGCCGACTGCTGGCTTGACATGTTTGGGTATGGCAAGTCTTTTGAAGAAATCCCTCATTCCGTAGAATATATGAATATAAAATATACCTACGGCTGCGGCTGCAATACCCAGCAGGGCATAGAATATGAGTTCGTTAGGATGGGTAAAATGGTAATTCGGCATTGAGAACAGGGAACCCCAGCCAAAGAAGGAACAGTATATCGAGTATGCAACGGTTGACGAAATAAAGGCAGGCACAATACCCTCTGATTCCGAACCCTGCCGGTAAAATACTTCGATCGCAAAGATCGCACCGCCCAGGGGTGCCTTGAATATACTACCGATACCCGCAGCCATTCCACAGATTATCATTATACGCCGGTCCCTGTCAGTCAGTTTTAGCTTGGTGGCAAGTACTGAGCCGAAGCCTGCGCTGATCTGGGCTATGGGTCCTTCCCTGCCTGCACTCCCTCCTGAACCTATGGTTATCATGGATGCAACAGCTTTGACGAATGGTACGCGTGCGCGTATTATGCCACGCTTCTGGTGGTATGCTTCTATCACCGAGTCGGTACCGTGACCTTCTGTTTCAGGGGCGAAGCGATAGACCAGGTAACCTGCAATAAGGCCGCCAACCATTGGCAGGAGTATGAGTAGCAAGCGGTGAGGGTCCGAAGGAGGAACGTTCAACAGGTCTACATCGCCGCCGGGTGAGGCTGGGTAGTATCCGCCAATACCTCCCAGCAGGTAATATGTGGAATAGTAAAGGCCTGAATAAAATAGCACGGCAACCAGCCCGCCAACCACACCGACCAGTGTGCTGAGCAATGTCCATCTCTGGACTTCTTTCAGATCGAGTTCAATGATGATTTTTTTTATTTTGTCAGCAAAATCCATCCTCAACACCTGCTAACTGAGAAGAATGGTCTAACCAGTAATCGAAAAATAGTGAAATGGGAATTATCTGATACTGATAATTGTTTTTGAGGTGAATGATGAAAAATCCATGATGCAAGTATAGTATCAGTACCCGTGTCTTTGACCCTCTTTAAATTTTGGGTCTATTTCGTGCTCCATGATAAATAAGGTTAATGTTAGTTCAAATGGAAGATATCCAGGATTTCTTTATTGAAGAGAACCACAAAAATTAATCTATGATTGAATGTTACTTAACTTAAAATGATTTCTGGAGAAATAATGGAGGATAAGGAACTTATCAAGGAACATGTCACGAATATTATAACTATCGCAAAAGAGATATCCAGGGATATCACCATTATGGAAATATGCGGCGGGCATACCAACGTGATCATGAAGTATGGTATAAGGGAAATACTGCCTGGAAATGTCAAACTGATCTCAGGACCTGGTTGTCCGGTATGTGTAAGTTCCCAACATGACATTGATTGTGTCGTTGAACTGGCACTCAACGGAATCCCCATTGCGACGTACGGAGATATGCTTAAGGTCCCGGGAAGTACCAGCAGTCTTGATGATATAAGGGCTAAGGGCGGGAAGATATTTGAGATATATTCCACGTCTGAAGTAATTAAATTACAGGAAAAATATCCTGATATTGTTTTTTTTGGAATCGGATTTGAGACCACGGCTCCTATGACCACATATCTACTCGAGAGAGGAGTATGTTGTTATTCTGTCCACAAATTGGTACCTCCGGCACTGCAAATTCTTGCTTCAGGGGATGTACATATAGATGGATTCTTAGACCCGGGTCATGTTTCAACAATGACCAGGATGACTCCACATAGACCAATCCCCATCAAATTACAATGGTAATTATTTATTTTATATATGTTTTTTGGTTCTCTTTGAAA of the ANME-2 cluster archaeon genome contains:
- a CDS encoding chloride channel protein — protein: MDFADKIKKIIIELDLKEVQRWTLLSTLVGVVGGLVAVLFYSGLYYSTYYLLGGIGGYYPASPGGDVDLLNVPPSDPHRLLLILLPMVGGLIAGYLVYRFAPETEGHGTDSVIEAYHQKRGIIRARVPFVKAVASMITIGSGGSAGREGPIAQISAGFGSVLATKLKLTDRDRRIMIICGMAAGIGSIFKAPLGGAIFAIEVFYRQGSESEGIVPAFISSTVAYSIYCSFFGWGSLFSMPNYHFTHPNELIFYALLGIAAAAVGIFYIHIFYGMRDFFKRLAIPKHVKPAVGGFMLGMMAYFIPQSLGVGYGLIQMAIDQKLALGLLLLLLLAKIIATSFSISSGGSGGVFGPTLVVGAMLGGVLGVTFHTLFPSIVVEYSTFVLVGMAALLAGVAKTPIAAIIMVSELTGNYNLLPPLMLASTLSYVMSGKWSIYEKQVPTRMDSPAHRREMTIDVLELVTVKDVMSTDIITVSPATKVQTVLNLIHKYRHIGYPVLDNLKLVGIVTFEDAEKVPLDERDVVLVGDIMTRSLVVTYEDENLEYALRKLLENNIGRLPVVERDDHTRMLGLLTKSDIIREHAQLSSKFCRVPPAGRR
- the hypD gene encoding hydrogenase formation protein HypD; the encoded protein is MEDKELIKEHVTNIITIAKEISRDITIMEICGGHTNVIMKYGIREILPGNVKLISGPGCPVCVSSQHDIDCVVELALNGIPIATYGDMLKVPGSTSSLDDIRAKGGKIFEIYSTSEVIKLQEKYPDIVFFGIGFETTAPMTTYLLERGVCCYSVHKLVPPALQILASGDVHIDGFLDPGHVSTMTRMTPHRPIPIKLQW